In the Phaseolus vulgaris cultivar G19833 chromosome 7, P. vulgaris v2.0, whole genome shotgun sequence genome, one interval contains:
- the LOC137827942 gene encoding extensin-like encodes MRSLMASATVTLVLAILSLSLPSQISADTYLYSSPPPPKKPYYYHSPPPPSPPPPKPYYYHSPPPPSPPPPKPYYYHSPPPPSPPPPKPYYYHSPPPPSPPPPKPYYYHSPPPPSPPPPKSYYYHSPPPPPKKKPYYYHSPPPPSPPPPKPYYYHSPPPPSPPPPTPYYYHSPPPPSPPPPKPYYYHSPPPPPKKKPYYYHSPPPPSPPPPKKPYYYHSPPPPKKPYKYSSPPPPVHPYPHPHPHPHPHPHPHPPYVYKSPPPPPKKPYKYPSPPPPVHVYPHPHPHPHPHPQPHPHPQPHPPYIYQSPPPPPKKPYKYPSPPPPVHPYPHPHPLPHPHPHPLPHPHPLPHPHPLPHPHPLPHPHPLPPYTPHPIYHSPSPPPPYKKPYKYKSPPPPPHYIYASPPPPYHS; translated from the coding sequence ATGAGGTCTCTAATGGCCTCCGCAACAGTCACTCTTGTGTTAGCAATACTGTCTCTAAGCTTGCCATCTCAAATCTCAGCTGATACCTACTTGTACTCATCACCTCCTCCTCCCAAGAAGCCCTATTATTATCACTCTCCTCCACCACCTTCACCTCCTCCACCTAAGCCATACTACTATCattcaccaccaccaccttcaCCTCCTCCACCCAAGCCATACTACTATCactcaccaccaccaccttcaCCTCCTCCACCTAAACCATACTACTATCactcaccaccaccaccttcaCCTCCTCCACCTAAACCATACTACTATCactcaccaccaccaccttcaCCTCCTCCACCTAAGTCATATTACTATCactcaccaccaccaccacccaaAAAGAAGCCATACTACTACCATTCTCCCCCACCACCTTCACCACCTCCTCCTAAGCCATACTACTATCACTCTCCCCCACCGCCTTCACCTCCTCCACCTACGCCATACTACTATCATTCTCCCCCACCACCCTCACCACCTCCACCTAAGCCATACTACTACCATTCACCACCACCCCCACCGAAGAAGAAGCCTTACTACTACCACTCTCCACCACCACCTtcacctcctcctccaaagaAGCCATACTACTACCACTCCCCACCTCCTCCCAAGAAGCCCTACAAATATTCATCTCCCCCACCTCCAGTGCACCCTTACCCTCATCCTCACCCCCATCCCCATCCACACCCCCACCCTCACCCTCCCTACGTTTACAAATCTCCTCCCCCACCCCCTAAGAAGCCATACAAGTACCCATCCCCACCACCTCCAGTCCACGTTTACCCTCACCCTCACCCGCATCCACACCCTCACCCTCAACCTCACCCCCATCCACAACCCCACCCTCCCTACATTTATCAGTCTCCTCCACCACCCCCTAAGAAGCCTTACAAGTACCCATCGCCTCCACCTCCCGTCCACCCATACCCCCATCCCCACCCTCTTCCTCATCCCCACCCTCACCCTCTTCCACATCCCCACCCTCTTCCCCATCCTCACCCTCTTCCTCATCCCCACCCTCTTCCCCATCCTCACCCCCTCCCTCCTTACACTCCTCATCCAATCTATCACTCtccatcaccaccaccaccttacAAGAAGCCTTACAAGTACAAGTCCCCTCCACCACCTCCACACTACATCTACGCATCACCTCCACCTCCTTACCACTCTTAG